The genomic DNA GAAACGAGCGAAAGAGAGAAAGGCACAGCCGATGGCATGAAGCGACGATATCGGCATGCGTACGCCGTGCGCAAATCACGAAGCCGTGGCCACGAGCATTCCCCGAAGGACCGATTGCCGCGCGCGAGCCACAGCCGCGACCGTCAGAAGAGCGGCGATGACCCCCCAGATAGCCAGACCGATCGCGGCGGAGAGCACCGCATGCAGTGATCCGCCCACGAGAGCCTGAGCACCCTGCAATGCAAGGCTGAGCGGAAGGAACCCCAGTGCGCTCTCGCTGGAATGAGGCGCCAGGGTTCCCGAGGCGACGAGCTGGAGTCCGAGTGCAACAACCGATACCACGAGACCCGCACGCCCCATCAACGCAACCAGCGCTTGATGAAGGAGAGCAAAAGCCATAGCGGCGACCACTGTGAAAGCGAAGGCGACACCAAGACGCGTTGCTGGAATCCCAACGATAACGATCGCAATCCACACCAGAACCGCCTGCACGAATCCCACGGCGACTGCGACCATCGCACTGTCCGCCGCGATGCGCAGAGCTGACACAGCGGTAGTGAGTCGTGTTCGCGAGAACGGTGCCACCACGAGGAAGGTCGCAAGCGCACCTAGCCACAACGCGACCGGCACCACGGCGCCGAGAGTTGCTGCACGGGCGGTCGTCGGGCCAGCCACAGACGTGACGTCAGCGGTGATGGGCGTCGACACGACTGCCGCGATCGACTTCTGCTGCGCCGCGGAGTAGTCCGGTATGTCAGCTGAAATGGTGTCTAGATCATCGACAACAGTGCCCGTGGCAGCCCCGAGCTCGCCGAGATCTGTTGAAAGTGTCGCTATGCCGGTACCGATCGCCTCGGAGACCTCTGCGGTGTCACCGACATAGCCGTCCAGCGTCGTGAGGCCACGTGCAACCGGGCCACTCACATCAGCGAGGACAGCATCGGCTGCCGCGACACCCACTGCGTACTCGGCGTCGTTTGCGAGCGAGCCTCCCTGTTCGTACAGCTGAGATGCCATCCCGTCCACTTCGTCTTGCAGTGCGACTACGGTGCCCAGGAGATCACTCATCGGTGCTGTCGGATCAGCCCGAATCGCGGCCTCAAGCTCGGCGAGCGCATCGGCGGTCAGCGTCTGGGCGGCAGCGAGCTCGCTGGCGCGTAAGGATCGTTCGCCGAGTGCTTCAGCGAGTTGAGCAGAACCGGCTGCTCCATCCGCGCTGAGACGGCCAAGATCACGTGCGCCGTCCGGAAGCAGACCGAGCACATCCCTGATATCCGCTAGGCCCGTCGCCAGGTCCTCGGAATATCCTGCAATCGTGCCAGCACCGGTGGACGCGGCATCCGTATCGTCAGCGATTTTCGATAGACCCCCACCTATTTCGCCGATGCCGGTATGCAGTTGCGCGAACGAGTCGAGCGTCCCAGAAATGTAGGCGGTCGTGATCGTTGTCGATACACCATTCGGTATGCGCTCGGCGACCGCATCCGCGATGACTCCGCCGGCATAGCCGTGAGCCGTACTCGTCTTGACCGAGATCGTTGCCGCCGCTGGGGTGTCAGACGAGATCGTGGCCACAGACTTCGAAAAGTCGGTGGGAATCGTGACGACAGCAACGTACGTGCCGTCGTCTAACCCCGTGGAAGCGGTCGCGGTGTCGGTCAGTGTCCAGTCGACACCGTTATCTGTCGTGACAAGATTTTCCGTCAACAACTTGCCCGCTATTACGGGTGAGTCCGTGGTGAGTCCGACGGGAACGTCCAGGTTGACGACTGCGACCGGAATCGACTGATCCGCACTCCGAGGCACAAGGGCCAGCACGATGAGAAGCGGCGCCAGCACCGCCACGGCAACAACAATGAGGACTC from Microbacterium endophyticum includes the following:
- a CDS encoding YhgE/Pip family protein, giving the protein MSALWSMVGAPEVGARRTRVLIVVAVAVLAPLLIVLALVPRSADQSIPVAVVNLDVPVGLTTDSPVIAGKLLTENLVTTDNGVDWTLTDTATASTGLDDGTYVAVVTIPTDFSKSVATISSDTPAAATISVKTSTAHGYAGGVIADAVAERIPNGVSTTITTAYISGTLDSFAQLHTGIGEIGGGLSKIADDTDAASTGAGTIAGYSEDLATGLADIRDVLGLLPDGARDLGRLSADGAAGSAQLAEALGERSLRASELAAAQTLTADALAELEAAIRADPTAPMSDLLGTVVALQDEVDGMASQLYEQGGSLANDAEYAVGVAAADAVLADVSGPVARGLTTLDGYVGDTAEVSEAIGTGIATLSTDLGELGAATGTVVDDLDTISADIPDYSAAQQKSIAAVVSTPITADVTSVAGPTTARAATLGAVVPVALWLGALATFLVVAPFSRTRLTTAVSALRIAADSAMVAVAVGFVQAVLVWIAIVIVGIPATRLGVAFAFTVVAAMAFALLHQALVALMGRAGLVVSVVALGLQLVASGTLAPHSSESALGFLPLSLALQGAQALVGGSLHAVLSAAIGLAIWGVIAALLTVAAVARARQSVLRGMLVATAS